Proteins encoded in a region of the Gammaproteobacteria bacterium genome:
- a CDS encoding transposase: MARPLRIEFAGALYHVTSCGNERDDIFLDDDDRELWLEVLERACERFNWLVHAYCQMGNHWHLLVETPNGNLSKGMRQLNGVYTQRFNRTHNRVGHVYQGRYKAILVQKDAYLLELSRYIVLNPVRAGMVRAVRDWPWSNYRATAGMTAVPNWLEIDWILAAFAERKQEAQTAYRRFVTGGKNQPSPWNGLKNQIYLGSDAFVDAMQRKMDADRRLSEFPKAQRRPVSRPLTWYFEKHRVRDTAIIEAFKSGGYNLREIGEHVGLHYSRISRIVNLTGKARDKT; this comes from the coding sequence ATGGCTAGACCCCTACGTATAGAGTTTGCTGGGGCCCTTTACCACGTCACGTCCTGTGGGAACGAGCGAGACGACATATTCTTGGACGATGACGATCGGGAACTCTGGTTGGAGGTCCTGGAACGAGCCTGCGAGCGCTTCAACTGGCTTGTTCACGCCTACTGTCAAATGGGGAACCATTGGCATCTCCTTGTCGAAACTCCCAATGGCAACCTCTCCAAAGGCATGCGTCAACTGAACGGCGTCTATACCCAACGGTTCAACCGGACCCATAATCGGGTAGGCCACGTCTATCAAGGTCGATACAAAGCCATCTTGGTACAAAAAGACGCCTATCTGTTGGAGTTGTCTCGCTACATCGTTCTCAATCCCGTTCGCGCCGGCATGGTACGCGCGGTAAGGGATTGGCCCTGGAGCAACTATCGGGCTACGGCAGGAATGACCGCGGTGCCCAATTGGCTGGAAATCGACTGGATACTGGCCGCTTTCGCTGAACGCAAGCAAGAGGCTCAGACCGCGTACAGACGGTTTGTCACCGGCGGAAAGAATCAGCCTTCCCCCTGGAATGGGCTCAAGAATCAGATCTATCTGGGATCAGATGCGTTTGTGGATGCGATGCAGCGCAAAATGGACGCAGACCGGCGCTTGAGTGAATTCCCCAAGGCGCAGCGACGCCCGGTGTCCCGACCGTTGACTTGGTACTTCGAGAAACACCGAGTTCGCGATACTGCGATTATAGAAGCCTTCAAAAGCGGGGGCTACAATCTGCGAGAGATTGGAGAGCATGTTGGCCTGCATTATTCAAGGATCAGTAGAATTGTGAATCTGACTGGAAAAGCAAGAGACAAGACCTGA
- a CDS encoding hydrogenase maturation protease → MSLSIEPAAAPVLLIGIGNPSRGDDAIGPFAIERLEGLDLPDTELFTDFQLQVEHALDLVGRDEVIFIDAAVSGPEPFSFAPVTPAADASTSTHALSPAAVLDALQRVTEARQPAAYVLAIRGYGFELGAPLSEKAGENLEDALRMLISRLTSGSGQLQS, encoded by the coding sequence GTGTCCCTGAGCATCGAACCCGCCGCCGCACCGGTCCTGCTCATCGGCATCGGCAATCCGAGCCGCGGAGACGACGCGATCGGGCCATTCGCCATCGAACGACTCGAGGGGTTGGATCTCCCCGACACCGAGCTGTTCACCGATTTCCAGCTACAGGTCGAACACGCCCTAGATCTCGTCGGTCGCGATGAGGTGATCTTCATCGATGCCGCGGTCTCCGGCCCCGAACCCTTCAGCTTTGCACCGGTTACTCCGGCGGCGGACGCCAGTACAAGCACCCATGCACTCTCCCCGGCTGCCGTCTTGGACGCCTTGCAGCGGGTCACCGAGGCGCGACAGCCGGCCGCGTACGTCCTCGCCATCCGGGGCTACGGCTTCGAGCTCGGCGCGCCGCTGAGCGAGAAGGCAGGGGAGAATCTGGAGGACGCGCTGCGGATGCTGATCTCGAGGCTGACCTCAGGTTCGGGGCAACTCCAGTCTTGA
- a CDS encoding Ni/Fe hydrogenase subunit alpha, with the protein MKPDLETAANPERLERVVIEPVSRVEGHGKVSLLLDSDDHVKQARLHIVEFRGFEKFIEGRPYWEIPVMVQRLCGICPVSHHLAAAKALDQVVGADHLTPTADKVRRLMHYGQILQSHALHFFHLSSPDLLFGFDSDVARRNIVGVATEHPDIARQGVLLRRFGQEVIRVTAGKRVHGTGAIPGGVNKAVTAEERDQLLKDVYQVVAWCRAAVQLAKRLHLSNIGLYNSFGAFRSNLMSLVAPDGSMDLYHGVLRARDDTGELIFDKVDYSRYWDYLTEDVKTWSYMKFPYIRSLGVDAGWYKVGPLARVQNCDHIPTPLAEAERREFVDFGGGQPVHATLAYHWARMIEMLFAAESIKDLLHHDEILGGDLVVSGERHRRGVGVIEAPRGTLIHHYRVNDDDQVIRANLIVSTTHNNQAMNEAIRHVASRYLDGRKLTEGLLNHIEVAIRAFDPCLSCATHALGKMPLHVELFDAEGQRIDVLVEDSQQRRSCP; encoded by the coding sequence ATGAAACCCGATCTCGAAACCGCCGCTAATCCCGAACGCCTGGAACGTGTGGTCATCGAGCCAGTTTCCCGCGTGGAGGGCCACGGTAAGGTCTCGCTCCTGCTCGACAGCGACGATCACGTCAAGCAGGCGCGGCTGCATATCGTCGAGTTTCGCGGTTTCGAGAAGTTCATCGAGGGCCGGCCCTACTGGGAGATCCCGGTCATGGTGCAGCGGCTGTGTGGCATCTGTCCGGTCAGTCACCACCTGGCGGCGGCGAAGGCGCTCGATCAGGTGGTCGGCGCGGATCACCTGACGCCCACCGCGGACAAGGTGCGCCGGCTCATGCATTACGGCCAGATCCTGCAGTCGCACGCCCTGCATTTCTTTCACCTGTCCTCGCCCGATCTGTTGTTCGGATTCGACTCCGACGTCGCACGGCGCAACATCGTCGGCGTGGCCACCGAGCATCCCGATATCGCCAGGCAGGGCGTGCTGCTGCGCCGTTTCGGCCAGGAGGTCATCCGTGTCACCGCCGGCAAGCGGGTGCACGGGACCGGGGCGATTCCGGGCGGCGTCAACAAGGCGGTGACTGCAGAGGAACGCGACCAACTGCTGAAGGACGTCTACCAGGTCGTCGCCTGGTGCCGTGCGGCCGTGCAACTGGCCAAACGCCTGCACCTGTCCAACATCGGCCTGTACAACAGTTTCGGCGCGTTCCGTTCCAACCTGATGAGCCTGGTCGCGCCGGACGGCAGCATGGATCTCTATCACGGCGTGCTGCGGGCCCGCGACGACACCGGCGAGCTCATCTTCGACAAGGTGGACTACAGCCGTTACTGGGACTACCTCACCGAGGACGTCAAGACCTGGTCCTACATGAAGTTCCCCTACATCCGTTCGCTCGGTGTGGACGCGGGATGGTACAAGGTGGGACCGCTCGCCCGGGTACAGAACTGCGACCATATACCCACCCCGCTGGCCGAGGCCGAACGGCGCGAGTTTGTCGACTTCGGCGGTGGCCAGCCGGTGCACGCGACACTGGCCTATCACTGGGCGCGGATGATCGAGATGCTGTTCGCGGCGGAGTCGATCAAGGACCTGCTGCACCACGACGAAATCCTGGGCGGTGATCTGGTCGTCTCCGGCGAACGCCACCGGCGCGGCGTGGGCGTCATCGAGGCGCCGCGCGGCACACTGATCCACCATTACCGTGTGAACGACGACGACCAGGTGATCCGCGCCAACCTCATCGTCTCGACGACGCACAACAACCAGGCGATGAACGAGGCGATCCGCCACGTCGCGAGCCGCTATCTCGACGGCCGCAAGCTGACCGAGGGCCTCCTGAACCACATCGAGGTCGCGATCAGGGCTTTCGATCCCTGTCTGTCCTGCGCCACGCACGCGCTCGGCAAGATGCCGCTGCACGTCGAGCTGTTCGACGCCGAGGGTCAGCGCATCGACGTGCTGGTCGAGGACTCGCAGCAACGCCGTTCGTGTCCCTGA
- a CDS encoding NADP oxidoreductase → MSDAAQPKLRVATASLAGCFGCHMSLLDIDERLFELLEHIEFDRTPLNDIKHCGPCDVGLIEGGICNEENFHVLHEFRSNCKILIAMGACAVNGGLPAQRNHLDLGACLQEVYVTEVSLAKGGIPNDPELPLLLDKVHPLHEVVKIDYFLPGCPPTADAIWKFLTDLLAGRTPHLGHGLIQYD, encoded by the coding sequence ATGAGCGATGCAGCGCAGCCCAAGCTTCGAGTCGCGACCGCGTCCCTGGCGGGCTGTTTCGGATGCCATATGTCGTTGCTCGATATCGACGAGCGGTTGTTCGAGCTGCTCGAGCACATCGAGTTCGATCGCACGCCGCTGAACGACATCAAGCATTGCGGTCCCTGCGATGTCGGGCTCATCGAGGGCGGGATCTGCAACGAAGAAAACTTCCATGTCCTGCACGAGTTCCGTAGTAACTGCAAGATCCTGATCGCAATGGGCGCCTGCGCCGTGAACGGTGGATTACCGGCGCAGCGCAATCATCTGGATCTCGGCGCCTGCCTGCAGGAGGTCTATGTCACCGAGGTCAGCCTGGCAAAGGGGGGCATCCCCAATGATCCCGAGTTGCCGCTGCTGCTCGACAAGGTGCACCCGCTGCACGAGGTAGTGAAGATCGACTATTTCCTGCCTGGCTGCCCGCCCACTGCGGACGCGATATGGAAGTTTCTCACCGACCTGCTGGCGGGGCGCACGCCGCATCTCGGCCACGGCCTGATCCAGTACGACTGA
- a CDS encoding (2Fe-2S)-binding protein: protein MPATFLLDGEEVPFESGQTVMQAALAAGHYIPYLCYHPEFKPHGSCKVCIVEVNGRTASSCTMPAQAGMVVATRTDALDAERRTLVQMLFIEGNHFCPSCEQSGNCLLQGVAYELDIKSAELDYLFPNRAVDASHPEILLDFNRCILCELCVRASAEVDGKNVFALSGRGITKHLIVNAESRRLADTDIAVTDKAMDVCPVGVILRKRRGFVVPIGERRFDRKPVSEQVLEDTPRHTTVRHEDST, encoded by the coding sequence TTGCCCGCAACCTTTCTGCTCGACGGGGAGGAGGTGCCCTTCGAGTCCGGGCAGACGGTGATGCAGGCCGCGCTTGCCGCCGGTCACTATATTCCCTATCTGTGTTATCATCCGGAATTCAAGCCGCACGGTAGCTGCAAGGTCTGCATCGTGGAGGTAAACGGGCGCACGGCGTCCTCGTGCACCATGCCGGCACAGGCCGGGATGGTAGTGGCGACGCGGACCGACGCTCTCGATGCGGAGCGCCGGACGCTGGTCCAGATGCTGTTCATCGAGGGGAATCATTTCTGCCCGTCCTGCGAACAGAGCGGCAACTGCCTGCTGCAGGGCGTGGCCTACGAGCTTGACATCAAGTCTGCCGAGCTCGACTACCTGTTCCCGAACCGGGCGGTCGATGCCTCGCATCCCGAGATCCTGCTCGATTTCAATCGCTGCATCCTTTGTGAGCTATGCGTGCGCGCTTCGGCGGAGGTCGATGGCAAGAACGTGTTTGCGCTATCCGGACGGGGTATCACCAAGCACCTCATCGTCAACGCGGAATCCCGTCGCCTGGCAGATACCGATATCGCTGTCACCGACAAGGCCATGGACGTGTGTCCGGTCGGTGTGATCCTGCGCAAGCGCCGCGGTTTTGTGGTCCCCATCGGCGAACGGCGCTTCGACCGGAAACCGGTCAGCGAGCAGGTTCTGGAAGACACGCCACGTCATACCACCGTCAGGCACGAGGATTCGACATGA